A genome region from Williamwhitmania sp. includes the following:
- a CDS encoding chaperone modulator CbpM — protein sequence MKTSSLIRIEQVCTHWKVDESFIQTLHELGHIELIVEGSSYCITEEQLKPLESLIFFHTELQINIEGIDAIAHLLKKIEHLQHELLVANNKLSLLDSYQTKASK from the coding sequence ATGAAAACAAGTAGCTTAATTCGTATCGAACAGGTGTGCACTCATTGGAAAGTTGATGAATCGTTCATTCAAACCCTGCACGAGCTTGGCCACATAGAGCTTATAGTGGAAGGTAGCAGCTACTGCATTACCGAGGAGCAGCTCAAACCGCTGGAAAGCTTGATATTCTTTCATACCGAGCTTCAGATAAACATAGAAGGGATAGATGCCATTGCCCACCTGCTGAAAAAGATTGAACACCTGCAGCACGAGCTGCTGGTTGCCAACAATAAGCTGAGCCTGTTGGATAGCTACCAAACCAAGGCCTCAAAATAG
- a CDS encoding J domain-containing protein — MEFIDYYKILELTKSASPEEIKKAYRRLARKYHPDLNPSSKEAEKKFKEINEANEVLSNPENRKKYDQYGKDWKHADDFEAAKKQQSQSRRSSGHQFQQEDAGDFSDFFESMFGGQERQHSQSRFRGRDVNAEMHLRLTEVYKTQKQVVTVNGKSIRLTFPAGIENGQIIKIAGHGTAGLNGGPSGDLYITFTVENDTSFKRDGSNLYRTVDLDLYTALLGGDILVDTFDGKVKLKVAPETQPGTTVKLKGKGFPVYKKEGEFGDLYISYQVKLPTHLTEAEKELLSKLKTIRTNENK; from the coding sequence ATGGAATTCATAGATTATTACAAAATACTAGAGCTAACCAAATCCGCTTCTCCGGAGGAGATAAAGAAAGCGTATAGGAGGCTTGCCAGAAAATATCATCCCGACCTGAATCCAAGCAGCAAGGAGGCCGAAAAGAAGTTTAAGGAGATAAACGAAGCGAATGAGGTATTGAGCAATCCCGAAAATCGGAAAAAGTACGATCAATACGGTAAGGACTGGAAGCACGCCGACGATTTTGAAGCAGCAAAGAAGCAGCAAAGCCAATCGCGGCGAAGCTCAGGTCATCAATTTCAGCAGGAGGACGCCGGTGATTTTTCCGATTTCTTTGAATCGATGTTTGGGGGGCAAGAGCGGCAGCATAGCCAGTCGAGGTTTAGAGGAAGGGATGTGAATGCCGAAATGCACCTCAGGTTGACCGAGGTGTATAAAACCCAAAAGCAGGTGGTGACCGTTAACGGCAAGAGCATTCGCCTTACGTTTCCGGCAGGTATTGAAAATGGGCAGATTATTAAAATTGCGGGGCACGGAACTGCCGGCCTAAACGGTGGTCCAAGCGGTGATTTGTATATTACGTTTACCGTTGAAAACGACACAAGCTTTAAGCGCGACGGCAGCAACCTTTATAGAACGGTGGACTTAGACCTCTATACCGCGTTGCTTGGGGGTGATATTCTGGTGGATACCTTCGATGGGAAGGTAAAGCTGAAGGTTGCGCCGGAAACCCAACCGGGAACCACCGTTAAGCTAAAAGGGAAAGGATTCCCCGTTTACAAGAAGGAGGGTGAGTTTGGCGATTTATACATTAGCTACCAAGTAAAGCTTCCTACCCACCTCACCGAAGCAGAAAAAGAGTTGCTTTCAAAATTAAAAACCATTAGAACCAATGAAAACAAGTAG